In Salvelinus namaycush isolate Seneca chromosome 20, SaNama_1.0, whole genome shotgun sequence, the following proteins share a genomic window:
- the si:ch211-222l21.1 gene encoding parathymosin: MADTAVETTTTTEISAKELKEKKEVAEEVMVEKKKNGSGDAPGNETHTNGAEEKTNGAIHSEVTPEVEEDGEGEDAAEDAEEAADEEVDHPVKRPAEEEEQVETKKQKTENNDSKEAEVEA, encoded by the exons ATGGCTGATACCGCAGTAGAGACGACCACAACCACCGAGATTTCAGCAAAG GAGCTCAAAGAGAAGAAAGAGGTTGCCGAGGAGGTGATGGTGGAGAAGAAGAAGAACGGCAGTGGGGACGCACCTGGCAATGAAACA CACACAAATGGTGCAGAGGAGAAGACAAATGGTGCAATTCATTCTGAAGTAACTCCAGAGGTTGAAGAGGATG gagagggagaggatgcaGCTGAAGATGCAGAAGAAGCTGCTGATGAGGAGGTTGACCACCCTGTGAAGCGCCCAGCTGAGGAGGAG GAACAAGTggaaacaaaaaaacagaaaacagaaaacaatgaCTCAAAGGAAGCTGAAGTGGAGGCCTAG
- the slc45a1 gene encoding proton-associated sugar transporter A isoform X1, whose amino-acid sequence MSSPGMGTPSDPLLASPGGRSSERSLGATNGLWRSSMPKTVSFPSSTTRLLSHRANNFQRHPKRRKLIRPSPPPPPNTPCPLDQLDLSEMPPRRTFPELLFNGCVLFGIEFSYAMETAYVTPVLLQMGLPEEFYSLVWFISPILGFLVQPLLGAWSDRCTSRFGRRRPFILALAIGALLGLTMVLNGRDIGAAVADTATNHKWGIILTICGVVLMDFCADSADNPSHAYMMDVCLPEDQDRGLNIHALLAGLGGGFGYIVGGINWDHTEFGRSMGGQLRVIYMFTSVTLVIATCMTLNSIPERPLPKMQTQKNSKNSLKSPSLPLPPSPPVPPGASLGLEEEEAEERLYSYQFSEPCPSNPNPMAHSCSANARLCAGLTSPISPLSPLTPKYGSFISRDNSLTGINEFASSLGTSYIDSVLIDCYTGQPSPQPFDQDTAARRLPPGDTPPPQGSQPGTGSQSGAVAQAGALTVAVALTVAGTVALAGAGSQAGAQAGEAQMEAGSHRGSSAGILKRPQSLALVEEPMVIQGEGLENGRRRTVTFSQQVANILLNGVRYESDLSENVETADSQMSMRLLCIAIYRMPPSLRSLCTNHFLGWLSFEGMLLFYTDFMGEVVFEGDPRAPHDSEAYQRYNAGVSMGCWGMCIYAFSAAFYSAILEKLEERFSLRSLYFFAYLAFGLGTGLATLSTNLYVVLSLCVTYGVLFSSLCTLPYSLLCEYYQSPQFCGSSEEGTRRGMGVDISLLSCQYFLAQIIVSVAMGPLTSLVGGAQGVMYFSSAMSFVGCLYSSLCVVYHLPPPEGEPSESETQPLLVHI is encoded by the exons ATGTCATCTCCAGGAATGGGCACCCCCAGTGACCCCCTGTTGGCCAGCCCAGGAGGGAGGTCATCAGAGAGGTCATTGGGTGCCACAAATGGTCTCTGGAGGAGCTCCATGCCCAAGACCGTCAGCTTCCCATCGTCTACCACACGCCTCCTGAGTCACCGTGCCAACAACTTCCAGAGACACCCGAAGCGGCGGAAGCTGATCAGACCGTCCCCGCCCCCCCCGCCCAACACCCCCTGCCCCCTAGATCAGCTGGACCTCAGTGAGATGCCCCCTCGCCGCACCTTCCCTGAGCTGCTCTTCAACGGCTGTGTCCTGTTTGGCATTGAGTTCAGCTACGCCATGGAGACGGCCTATGTcacccctgtcctgctacagatGGGTCTGCCCGAAGAGTTCTACAGCCTGGTGTGGTTCATCAGTCCTATATTGG GATTCCTGGTCCAGCCTCTCCTAGGAGCTTGGAGTGATCGTTGTACATCCCGCTTTGGCCGTCGGAGACCGTTTATTTTAGCCTTGGCTATTG GAGCTCTGCTTGGTTTGACAATGGTGCTGAATGGGCGAGACATTGGAGCTGCGGTGGCAGACACAGCAACCAATCACAAGTGGGGCATTATACTGACTATTTGTGGAGTGGTTCTGATGGACTTCTGTGCGGACTCGGCAGATAATCCCAGCCACGCCTACATGATGGACGTGTGCCTGCCAGAGGACCAGGACCGTGGCCTCAATATTCACGCACTGCTGGCAG GCCTGGGTGGTGGATTCGGGTACATCGTGGGTGGAATTAACTGGGACCACACTGAGTTTGGGAGGTCAATGGGAGGTCAACTTCGAGTCATCTACATGTTCACCAGTGTCACATTGGTCATTGCCACGTGCATGACCCTCAACAGCATCCCCGAGCGGCCCCTGCCAAAGATGCAGACTCAGAAGAACTCTAAAAACTCTCTAAAGAGCCCCAGcctccctctgcccccctctccccctgtccctcCGGGGGCAAGCCTGGGAttggaggaggaagaggcagaggagaggcttTATAGCTACCAGTTCTCTGAACCCTGCCCCTCAAACCCTAACCCCATGGCACACTCCTGTAGTGCCAACGCACGCCTCTGTGCCGGCCTCACCAGCCCCATCTCCCCCCTCAGCCCCCTTACTCCTAAATATGGCAGCTTTATCAGTCGGGATAACTCTCTCACTGGCATCAATGAGTTCGCCTCATCCCTGGGAACCTCCTATATAGACAGTGTGCTCATCGACTGCTACACCGGACAGCCATCTCCACAGCCCTTTGACCAGGACACTGCAGCCCGACGACTGCCTCCAGGGGACACCCCACCTCCCCAGGGATCTCAGCCTGGAACTGGGTCACAGTCTGGAGCAGTAGCCCAGGCTGGAGCACTAACCGTGGCTGTAGCACTAACCGTGGCTGGGACAGTGGCCCTGGCTGGGGCAGGATCCCAGGCTGGGGCTCAGGCCGGGGAGGCTCAGATGGAGGCAGGGTCCCATCGAGGTTCGTCCGCTGGTATCCTGAAGCGCCCTCAGAGCCTTGCGCTTGTGGAGGAGCCAATGGTGATCCAAGGTGAAGGGCTGGAAAATGGCCGCAGAAGAACGGTGACCTTCAGTCAGCAG GTGGCAAACATTCTGCTGAATGGGGTGCGCTATGAGAGTGACCTGAGTGAAAATGTGGAGACAGCAGATTCACAGATGTCAATGAGGCTACTGTGTATCGCCATCTACAGGATGCCTCCGTCACTGCGCAGCCTATGCACTAACCATTTCTTGG GTTGGCTGTCCTTTGAGGGCATGCTGCTGTTCTACACTGACTTTATGGGGGAGGTAGTGTTTGAGGGAGACCCAAGAGCACCCCATGACTCTGAGGCCTACCAACGCTACAATGCTGGGGTTAGCATGGGCTGCTGGGGCATGTGCATCTATGCATTCAGTGCTGCCTTTTACTCAG CCATACTGGAGAAGCTGGAGGAGCGTTTTTCCCTCCGCTCTCTTTATTTCTTTGCCTACCTGGCGTTTGGCCTTGGCACGGGCCTTGCTACACTCTCCACCAACCTCTATGTGGTGCTGTCGCTCTGTGTCACCTACGGGGTGCTCTTCTCCTCTCTGTGCACACTGCCTTACTCTCTGCTGTGTGAATACTACCAGAGCCCACAG TTCTGTGGCTCGTCAGAGGAAGGGACCAGGAGAGGGATGGGGGTGGACATCTCTCTGCTCAGCTGCCAGTACTTCCTAGCTCAGATCATAGTCTCCGTGGCGATGGGACCTCTGACCTCGCTGGTGGGCGGGGCCCAGGGAGTGATGTACTTTTCTAGTGCGATGTCATTCGTGGGCTGTCTGTACTCCTCCCTCTGCGTGGTGTACCACCTGCCCCCCCCTGAGGGTGAGCCTTCTGAAAGTGAGACCCAGCCACTACTGGTGCACatttag
- the slc45a1 gene encoding proton-associated sugar transporter A isoform X2: MSSPGMGTPSDPLLASPGGRSSERSLGATNGLWRSSMPKTVSFPSSTTRLLSHRANNFQRHPKRRKLIRPSPPPPPNTPCPLDQLDLSEMPPRRTFPELLFNGCVLFGIEFSYAMETAYVTPVLLQMGLPEEFYSLVWFISPILGFLVQPLLGAWSDRCTSRFGRRRPFILALAIGALLGLTMVLNGRDIGAAVADTATNHKWGIILTICGVVLMDFCADSADNPSHAYMMDVCLPEDQDRGLNIHALLAGLGGGFGYIVGGINWDHTEFGRSMGGQLRVIYMFTSVTLVIATCMTLNSIPERPLPKMQTQKNSKNSLKSPSLPLPPSPPVPPGASLGLEEEEAEERLYSYQFSEPCPSNPNPMAHSCSANARLCAGLTSPISPLSPLTPKYGSFISRDNSLTGINEFASSLGTSYIDSVLIDCYTGQPSPQPFDQDTAARRLPPGDTPPPQGSQPGTGSQSGAVAQAGALTVAVALTVAGTVALAGAGSQAGAQAGEAQMEAGSHRGSSAGILKRPQSLALVEEPMVIQGEGLENGRRRTVTFSQQVANILLNGVRYESDLSENVETADSQMSMRLLCIAIYRMPPSLRSLCTNHFLGWLSFEGMLLFYTDFMGEVVFEGDPRAPHDSEAYQRYNAGVSMGCWGMCIYAFSAAFYSAILEKLEERFSLRSLYFFAYLAFGLGTGLATLSTNLYVVLSLCVTYGVLFSSLCTLPYSLLCEYYQSPQFCGSSEEGTRRGMGVDISLLSCQYFLAQIIVSVAMGPLTSLVGGAQGVMYFSSAMSFVGCLYSSLCVVYHLPPPEGREVETGV; encoded by the exons ATGTCATCTCCAGGAATGGGCACCCCCAGTGACCCCCTGTTGGCCAGCCCAGGAGGGAGGTCATCAGAGAGGTCATTGGGTGCCACAAATGGTCTCTGGAGGAGCTCCATGCCCAAGACCGTCAGCTTCCCATCGTCTACCACACGCCTCCTGAGTCACCGTGCCAACAACTTCCAGAGACACCCGAAGCGGCGGAAGCTGATCAGACCGTCCCCGCCCCCCCCGCCCAACACCCCCTGCCCCCTAGATCAGCTGGACCTCAGTGAGATGCCCCCTCGCCGCACCTTCCCTGAGCTGCTCTTCAACGGCTGTGTCCTGTTTGGCATTGAGTTCAGCTACGCCATGGAGACGGCCTATGTcacccctgtcctgctacagatGGGTCTGCCCGAAGAGTTCTACAGCCTGGTGTGGTTCATCAGTCCTATATTGG GATTCCTGGTCCAGCCTCTCCTAGGAGCTTGGAGTGATCGTTGTACATCCCGCTTTGGCCGTCGGAGACCGTTTATTTTAGCCTTGGCTATTG GAGCTCTGCTTGGTTTGACAATGGTGCTGAATGGGCGAGACATTGGAGCTGCGGTGGCAGACACAGCAACCAATCACAAGTGGGGCATTATACTGACTATTTGTGGAGTGGTTCTGATGGACTTCTGTGCGGACTCGGCAGATAATCCCAGCCACGCCTACATGATGGACGTGTGCCTGCCAGAGGACCAGGACCGTGGCCTCAATATTCACGCACTGCTGGCAG GCCTGGGTGGTGGATTCGGGTACATCGTGGGTGGAATTAACTGGGACCACACTGAGTTTGGGAGGTCAATGGGAGGTCAACTTCGAGTCATCTACATGTTCACCAGTGTCACATTGGTCATTGCCACGTGCATGACCCTCAACAGCATCCCCGAGCGGCCCCTGCCAAAGATGCAGACTCAGAAGAACTCTAAAAACTCTCTAAAGAGCCCCAGcctccctctgcccccctctccccctgtccctcCGGGGGCAAGCCTGGGAttggaggaggaagaggcagaggagaggcttTATAGCTACCAGTTCTCTGAACCCTGCCCCTCAAACCCTAACCCCATGGCACACTCCTGTAGTGCCAACGCACGCCTCTGTGCCGGCCTCACCAGCCCCATCTCCCCCCTCAGCCCCCTTACTCCTAAATATGGCAGCTTTATCAGTCGGGATAACTCTCTCACTGGCATCAATGAGTTCGCCTCATCCCTGGGAACCTCCTATATAGACAGTGTGCTCATCGACTGCTACACCGGACAGCCATCTCCACAGCCCTTTGACCAGGACACTGCAGCCCGACGACTGCCTCCAGGGGACACCCCACCTCCCCAGGGATCTCAGCCTGGAACTGGGTCACAGTCTGGAGCAGTAGCCCAGGCTGGAGCACTAACCGTGGCTGTAGCACTAACCGTGGCTGGGACAGTGGCCCTGGCTGGGGCAGGATCCCAGGCTGGGGCTCAGGCCGGGGAGGCTCAGATGGAGGCAGGGTCCCATCGAGGTTCGTCCGCTGGTATCCTGAAGCGCCCTCAGAGCCTTGCGCTTGTGGAGGAGCCAATGGTGATCCAAGGTGAAGGGCTGGAAAATGGCCGCAGAAGAACGGTGACCTTCAGTCAGCAG GTGGCAAACATTCTGCTGAATGGGGTGCGCTATGAGAGTGACCTGAGTGAAAATGTGGAGACAGCAGATTCACAGATGTCAATGAGGCTACTGTGTATCGCCATCTACAGGATGCCTCCGTCACTGCGCAGCCTATGCACTAACCATTTCTTGG GTTGGCTGTCCTTTGAGGGCATGCTGCTGTTCTACACTGACTTTATGGGGGAGGTAGTGTTTGAGGGAGACCCAAGAGCACCCCATGACTCTGAGGCCTACCAACGCTACAATGCTGGGGTTAGCATGGGCTGCTGGGGCATGTGCATCTATGCATTCAGTGCTGCCTTTTACTCAG CCATACTGGAGAAGCTGGAGGAGCGTTTTTCCCTCCGCTCTCTTTATTTCTTTGCCTACCTGGCGTTTGGCCTTGGCACGGGCCTTGCTACACTCTCCACCAACCTCTATGTGGTGCTGTCGCTCTGTGTCACCTACGGGGTGCTCTTCTCCTCTCTGTGCACACTGCCTTACTCTCTGCTGTGTGAATACTACCAGAGCCCACAG TTCTGTGGCTCGTCAGAGGAAGGGACCAGGAGAGGGATGGGGGTGGACATCTCTCTGCTCAGCTGCCAGTACTTCCTAGCTCAGATCATAGTCTCCGTGGCGATGGGACCTCTGACCTCGCTGGTGGGCGGGGCCCAGGGAGTGATGTACTTTTCTAGTGCGATGTCATTCGTGGGCTGTCTGTACTCCTCCCTCTGCGTGGTGTACCACCTGCCCCCCCCTGAGG GAAGAGAAGTTGAAACTGGGGTGTGA